One window of the Amycolatopsis mediterranei genome contains the following:
- a CDS encoding UPF0182 family protein, with amino-acid sequence MLTKTGACAVATRPPVSLPKLSRRSRILLIIAAVIVLALLLGARLLDTYVDWLWFGEVGAREVFTTQVVTRIILFFAVGLLVGGALAVSLMIAYRTRPVFVPISGADDPLARYRSAIVARIRLFGVGIPVLTGLIAGLSAQSDWQVVQLVLNGTSFGQTDPEFGKDVGFYAFDLPFINWLLGWLFITVVISFFGALISHYVFGGIRLAGKGGQLAGPTRAQLAITVGLFVLLKAVEYFFDRYNLLLSDRAYPLFIGATYTDLNAVLPAKLILLCISVICAIAFFAGAFLRNLQLPAIALVLLILSSILVGVAWPAILDQFSVKPNANEREATSIQRNMDATRRAYGLTDVQYQPYAGKSDATPEQIKSDNGTMSNIRLLDPNILSDTFTQRVGRENFYGFPAKLDIDRYTVGGVAQDYIVAAKEIKTEGLTGNQTSWINKHLVYTHGNGFVVAPANTIDRAVKDANSDGGYPIATTSDTQNPSGAGSAAPGQTGIEVKEPRIYYGELSAAESDYAIVGGTSGNAPGEYDTATDRYTYKGSGGVPIDNWFNRLAFAAEYGERNILFSDAIGDNSKIMYNRDPRDRVSKIAPWLTLDGDPYPAVVDGKIQWIIDGYTTLNNFPYAQQTQLGAATNDSLNGVARQANSSINYIRNSVKATVDAFNGSVKLYSIDDKEPVLNAWEKVFPGLVKPSSEISPDLRAHFRYPEDLFKIQRELLSRYHVSNPQEFYSQQAFWSVPQDPTAEGGSNPAAAGAANQPGYYVLADTPGQTKPTFQLTSSLTGLQRQYLASWMSVSSDPADYGKIRVLQLPSAATGATQVDGPVQVQNRFQSDSRVAQDRTLFNNPNVTPIYGNLITLPVADGFLYVEPVYIRQRNQNSYPQLARVLVSYGPKVGYGATLQEALDQVFGAGTGEATTTPPQAGQPTSPTTPTTTPTTTPPNTGGGNAALDRAVADIQSAIAKLKAAQQSGNFTDQGAALAALDAAAKAYEAAKTAAPGTSTPPPSTQPGG; translated from the coding sequence ATGTTGACGAAGACAGGAGCGTGTGCCGTGGCGACTCGGCCCCCGGTGAGCCTGCCGAAGCTGTCCCGGCGGAGCCGGATCCTCCTCATCATCGCCGCGGTGATCGTGCTGGCGCTGTTGCTCGGGGCCCGTCTCCTCGACACGTACGTCGACTGGCTGTGGTTCGGCGAAGTCGGCGCGCGAGAGGTGTTCACCACCCAGGTGGTGACCCGGATCATCCTGTTCTTCGCCGTCGGCCTGCTCGTCGGCGGAGCGCTGGCGGTCAGCCTGATGATCGCCTACCGGACCCGCCCGGTGTTCGTGCCGATCTCCGGCGCCGACGACCCGCTGGCGCGCTACCGGTCGGCGATCGTCGCCCGCATCCGCCTCTTCGGCGTCGGCATCCCGGTGCTCACCGGCCTGATCGCCGGCCTGTCCGCCCAGAGCGACTGGCAGGTCGTGCAGCTGGTCCTCAACGGCACCTCGTTCGGCCAGACCGATCCCGAGTTCGGCAAGGACGTCGGCTTCTACGCCTTCGACCTCCCGTTCATCAACTGGCTGCTCGGCTGGCTGTTCATCACGGTCGTCATCTCCTTCTTCGGCGCCCTGATCTCCCACTACGTCTTCGGCGGGATCCGCCTGGCGGGCAAGGGCGGCCAGCTCGCCGGCCCGACCCGCGCGCAGCTCGCCATCACCGTCGGGCTCTTCGTGCTGCTGAAGGCGGTCGAGTACTTCTTCGACCGGTACAACCTGCTGCTGTCCGACCGGGCGTACCCGCTGTTCATCGGGGCCACCTACACCGACCTGAACGCGGTCCTGCCCGCCAAGCTGATCCTGCTGTGCATCTCGGTGATCTGCGCGATCGCGTTCTTCGCCGGCGCCTTCCTGCGCAACCTCCAGCTCCCGGCCATCGCGCTCGTGCTGCTCATCCTGTCCAGCATCCTCGTCGGCGTCGCCTGGCCCGCCATCCTGGACCAGTTCTCGGTGAAGCCGAACGCCAACGAGCGGGAAGCGACGTCCATCCAGCGCAACATGGACGCCACCCGCCGCGCCTACGGCCTCACCGACGTCCAGTACCAGCCCTACGCGGGCAAGTCGGACGCCACCCCGGAGCAGATCAAGAGCGACAACGGGACGATGTCGAACATCCGGCTGCTCGACCCGAACATCCTCTCCGACACCTTCACCCAGCGCGTCGGCCGCGAGAACTTCTACGGCTTCCCGGCCAAGCTGGACATCGACCGCTACACCGTCGGCGGGGTCGCGCAGGACTACATCGTCGCCGCGAAGGAAATCAAGACCGAGGGCCTCACCGGCAACCAGACCAGCTGGATCAACAAGCACCTCGTCTACACCCACGGCAACGGCTTCGTCGTCGCGCCGGCCAACACGATCGACCGCGCGGTCAAGGACGCCAACTCCGACGGCGGCTACCCGATCGCCACGACCAGCGACACGCAGAACCCGTCGGGAGCCGGCTCGGCCGCCCCGGGCCAGACCGGCATCGAGGTCAAGGAACCCCGCATCTACTACGGCGAGCTGTCCGCCGCGGAATCCGACTACGCCATCGTCGGCGGCACCTCCGGCAACGCGCCCGGCGAGTACGACACCGCGACCGACCGCTACACCTACAAGGGCTCCGGCGGCGTCCCGATCGACAACTGGTTCAACCGCCTCGCCTTCGCCGCCGAGTACGGCGAACGGAACATCCTGTTCTCCGACGCCATCGGCGATAACTCCAAGATCATGTACAACCGCGACCCGCGCGACCGCGTCAGCAAGATCGCGCCGTGGCTGACCCTCGACGGCGACCCGTACCCCGCGGTCGTCGACGGCAAGATCCAGTGGATCATCGACGGCTACACCACGCTCAACAACTTCCCGTACGCCCAGCAGACCCAGCTCGGCGCGGCCACGAACGACTCCCTCAACGGCGTCGCCCGTCAGGCCAACAGCTCCATCAACTACATCCGCAACTCCGTCAAGGCCACCGTCGACGCCTTCAACGGCAGCGTGAAGCTCTACTCGATCGACGACAAGGAACCGGTCCTCAACGCCTGGGAGAAGGTCTTCCCCGGGCTCGTGAAGCCCAGCTCCGAGATCTCCCCGGACCTGCGCGCCCACTTCCGCTACCCCGAAGACCTCTTCAAGATCCAGCGTGAACTGCTGTCGCGCTACCACGTCAGCAACCCGCAGGAGTTCTACTCGCAGCAGGCCTTCTGGAGCGTCCCGCAGGACCCGACCGCCGAAGGCGGCTCGAACCCCGCGGCGGCCGGCGCGGCCAACCAGCCCGGCTACTACGTCCTCGCCGACACCCCGGGCCAGACCAAGCCGACGTTCCAGCTGACCAGCTCGCTCACCGGTCTCCAGCGCCAGTACCTCGCGTCGTGGATGTCGGTCTCCTCCGACCCCGCCGACTACGGCAAGATCCGCGTCCTCCAGCTACCCAGCGCGGCCACCGGAGCCACCCAGGTCGACGGCCCGGTCCAAGTCCAGAACCGGTTCCAGAGCGACTCCCGCGTCGCCCAAGACCGCACCCTCTTCAACAACCCCAACGTCACCCCCATCTACGGCAACCTGATCACGCTCCCGGTCGCCGACGGCTTCCTCTACGTCGAACCCGTCTACATCCGGCAGCGCAACCAGAACAGCTACCCGCAGCTGGCCCGCGTCCTCGTCTCCTACGGACCCAAGGTCGGCTACGGCGCCACCCTCCAGGAAGCCCTCGACCAGGTCTTCGGCGCCGGCACCGGCGAAGCCACCACCACCCCGCCCCAAGCCGGGCAGCCGACCTCGCCGACGACACCCACCACCACCCCGACCACGACACCCCCCAACACCGGCGGCGGCAACGCGGCCCTCGACCGGGCCGTCGCCGACATCCAATCGGCCATCGCCAAACTCAAGGCCGCCCAGCAATCCGGCAACTTCACCGACCAAGGCGCCGCACTGGCCGCCCTCGACGCGGCGGCCAAGGCGTACGAAGCAGCCAAGACCGCGGCGCCCGGCACCAGCACACCGCCACCCAGCACCCAGCCGGGAGGGTGA
- a CDS encoding FAD-dependent monooxygenase, protein MQELTAEVVVVGAGPTGLMLANELALAGVDVQVLERMHERTGLSKALNLQPRTAEVLDLRRLLPRAQDRSFATVADGHFAVIPVPYTGWDTRHPYQLGIPQAEVEAALEERLAEQGVRVRRGHELTNFSQDADGVTVIAGDLRIRAAYLVGCDGGRSSVRKALNLSFEGIEGQGHGVAADVLFKSTPPGAPTQWRSMSNMVTSGSPGKFIGVIPLAEPNLYRISFGDRLNRPPNLRAEVTAEEVRQAVTERFGPEAQIAEIRWASRFSDDSRLAEKYKVGRVLLAGDAAHTHFPAGGQGLNLGIQDAMNLGWKLAAELNNRASAALLDSYEEERRTVASQVLNNIAAQNALVPTTPNQLALRALFRDLATLPEVQHHLSGMVSGLDIRYKTEETHPAAGTRLPDFPTAQGYASTLFHKGNWVLLTKTPTPSPHTEVLVAQVPHLPWPDLQRILVRPDGYIANTTGSTKGWLT, encoded by the coding sequence ATGCAGGAGCTGACGGCGGAGGTGGTCGTGGTCGGCGCGGGCCCGACGGGCCTGATGCTGGCGAACGAACTCGCACTGGCCGGAGTGGACGTTCAGGTGCTCGAGCGGATGCACGAGCGAACGGGGTTGTCGAAGGCGCTGAACCTCCAGCCGCGCACGGCGGAAGTCCTGGATCTGCGGAGGTTGCTGCCTCGCGCGCAGGACCGGTCGTTCGCGACTGTCGCGGACGGACACTTCGCGGTGATCCCGGTGCCCTACACGGGCTGGGACACCCGCCACCCCTATCAGCTGGGCATTCCCCAGGCCGAGGTCGAAGCGGCGTTGGAGGAGCGCCTGGCGGAGCAGGGCGTGCGGGTGCGGCGAGGGCACGAGCTCACGAACTTCTCCCAAGACGCCGACGGCGTCACGGTCATCGCGGGCGACCTGCGCATCCGGGCGGCGTACCTGGTGGGCTGCGACGGCGGCCGCAGCAGTGTGCGCAAGGCGCTGAACCTGTCGTTCGAAGGGATCGAGGGCCAGGGCCACGGGGTGGCAGCGGACGTGCTGTTCAAGTCGACACCACCGGGCGCACCGACGCAGTGGCGGTCGATGTCGAACATGGTGACCTCCGGCAGCCCGGGCAAGTTCATCGGAGTGATCCCCCTGGCCGAACCGAACTTGTACCGCATCAGCTTCGGAGACCGCTTGAACCGCCCGCCCAACCTCCGAGCAGAGGTGACAGCCGAGGAAGTCCGCCAAGCAGTCACCGAGCGCTTCGGCCCCGAAGCGCAGATAGCAGAGATCCGCTGGGCATCCCGTTTCTCGGACGACAGCCGCCTGGCCGAAAAATACAAGGTAGGCCGAGTCCTCCTGGCGGGCGACGCAGCCCACACTCACTTCCCAGCAGGAGGCCAGGGCCTGAACCTGGGGATCCAGGACGCAATGAACCTGGGCTGGAAACTGGCAGCAGAGCTGAACAACCGAGCCTCAGCAGCACTCCTGGACAGTTACGAAGAAGAGCGTCGCACAGTGGCCAGCCAGGTACTGAACAACATAGCGGCCCAGAACGCCCTGGTCCCCACAACCCCAAACCAACTCGCCCTGCGAGCCCTCTTCAGAGACCTGGCAACCCTCCCCGAAGTCCAACACCACCTATCCGGAATGGTCTCAGGCCTCGACATCCGCTACAAGACAGAGGAAACCCACCCGGCAGCAGGAACCCGCCTACCCGACTTCCCCACAGCCCAAGGCTACGCAAGCACCTTATTCCACAAAGGAAACTGGGTCCTGCTAACAAAAACCCCAACCCCCAGTCCCCACACAGAGGTACTCGTAGCACAGGTCCCCCACCTGCCCTGGCCAGACCTGCAGAGAATCTTGGTCCGCCCAGACGGCTACATAGCAAACACAACGGGCTCTACAAAAGGCTGGCTCACCTGA
- a CDS encoding TetR/AcrR family transcriptional regulator C-terminal domain-containing protein: MALTRENIARSGLKLLNEVGLNGLTLRLIAADLGVKAPALYWHMKNKQELLDEMATQMYRESAADRRPPASAEEWEGAAHSARALRRMMLAYRDGGKVFAGTYLGDTSLVGEHPLRRSIEAGVDEQRASRATFTVYCFVIGYVIEEQAVRPMPGEFDERYRESAGEAVLGDADARFEDGLAMVLSGARQWLETT; the protein is encoded by the coding sequence ATGGCTCTGACCAGGGAGAACATTGCTCGGTCCGGCCTGAAGCTGCTCAATGAAGTGGGGCTCAACGGGCTCACGCTCCGGCTGATCGCCGCCGACCTCGGCGTCAAGGCGCCCGCGCTCTACTGGCACATGAAGAACAAGCAGGAACTGCTCGACGAGATGGCGACGCAGATGTACCGCGAGTCCGCGGCCGATCGGCGGCCGCCGGCGTCGGCGGAGGAGTGGGAGGGTGCCGCGCACAGTGCCCGTGCGCTGCGCCGGATGATGCTCGCCTATCGCGACGGCGGAAAGGTTTTCGCCGGCACTTACCTCGGCGACACGAGCTTGGTCGGTGAGCACCCGCTGCGCCGGAGCATCGAAGCCGGGGTCGATGAGCAGCGGGCGAGCCGGGCGACCTTCACCGTCTACTGCTTCGTCATCGGCTACGTGATCGAGGAGCAGGCCGTGCGGCCCATGCCCGGAGAGTTCGACGAGCGCTACCGGGAGTCGGCGGGCGAGGCGGTGCTGGGGGACGCCGACGCGCGGTTCGAGGACGGGCTGGCCATGGTCCTCAGTGGAGCCCGGCAGTGGCTCGAGACCACATAA